A genome region from Flammeovirga agarivorans includes the following:
- a CDS encoding DUF5777 family beta-barrel protein has protein sequence MKQILLLTFLFLSTITIAQDDLLNDLEEEVEIEKFELPAFKATKIINGQSTKLAKKKDFHLIIAHRFGSIKDGISTFFGLDNANTYLGLLYGITDKLNVSIGRESYRKTVTGAVKYKFVEQSEKMPLHIVGYVAMYANTQLSDQTFPDLTNVDRLSYLYQLMFSRRFNENLSLELSPKFIRQNLKYSDYDVYNYMILGIGGRYKVSKRVAITAEYDYNFSRPSENPYQNPLSVGVDLETGGHVFQLLFSNGQSTLEPSYLTYASGDWSDGEIYFGFNIVRVF, from the coding sequence ATGAAACAAATACTATTACTAACTTTTCTCTTTCTTTCCACTATTACAATCGCTCAAGATGACTTACTCAATGATTTAGAAGAGGAGGTAGAAATTGAGAAATTTGAATTACCAGCTTTCAAAGCGACAAAAATAATTAACGGACAATCTACCAAGCTGGCTAAGAAGAAAGACTTTCATCTGATTATTGCTCATAGATTTGGAAGCATTAAAGATGGAATTTCTACTTTTTTTGGTTTAGATAATGCCAACACTTACTTAGGTTTACTTTATGGGATTACAGACAAATTAAATGTAAGTATAGGAAGGGAATCTTACCGAAAAACCGTCACAGGAGCTGTAAAATATAAATTCGTAGAACAGTCAGAAAAGATGCCATTACATATTGTAGGGTATGTCGCGATGTATGCCAATACACAACTATCGGATCAAACATTCCCTGATCTTACCAATGTAGACCGTTTAAGTTACCTCTATCAGCTGATGTTTTCTAGGAGATTCAATGAGAATTTATCATTGGAATTATCACCAAAGTTCATCCGACAAAATTTAAAGTATAGTGATTATGATGTCTATAACTATATGATTCTAGGAATAGGTGGAAGGTATAAAGTATCAAAAAGAGTAGCTATTACTGCAGAGTATGATTATAACTTCTCAAGACCAAGTGAAAACCCTTATCAGAACCCATTATCAGTAGGTGTTGATTTAGAAACTGGTGGGCATGTATTTCAATTGCTATTTTCAAATGGTCAATCTACTTTGGAACCTTCTTATCTAACTTATGCTTCGGGAGATTGGAGTGATGGAGAGATCTATTTTGGGTTTAATATTGTTCGAGTGTTTTAA
- a CDS encoding SDR family oxidoreductase codes for MNKQHMIALVTGANKGIGLETATQLAGLGHKVYLGARDIEKGNAAKSKINNSENIEVIELDVSKEDSIQKAFERIKLENGRLDILVNNAAINYDTWQDALSADLNNVRETLETNLFGAWKMIQTFLPLMQQNNYGRIVNVSSGSGAITNMTVGTPGYSISKASLNILTINFAHIASNYDILINSVCPGWVKTDMGGAGANRSVSEGAETIIWAALLQKGAASGKFFRDKKEIPF; via the coding sequence ATGAACAAACAACATATGATAGCATTAGTAACCGGAGCAAATAAAGGGATTGGATTGGAAACTGCTACACAATTGGCAGGGTTAGGTCATAAAGTTTATTTAGGAGCAAGAGATATTGAAAAAGGAAATGCAGCTAAATCAAAAATAAACAACTCCGAAAATATTGAAGTGATAGAGCTGGATGTATCAAAAGAAGATTCTATCCAAAAGGCTTTCGAAAGGATAAAACTTGAAAATGGCAGATTGGATATATTGGTCAATAATGCCGCGATAAACTATGATACATGGCAAGATGCATTATCGGCCGATTTGAACAATGTAAGAGAAACATTAGAAACTAATTTATTTGGTGCTTGGAAAATGATTCAAACATTTTTGCCTTTAATGCAGCAAAATAATTATGGTAGAATTGTTAATGTAAGTAGTGGATCAGGAGCCATTACCAATATGACAGTAGGGACACCGGGATATTCTATCAGTAAAGCATCATTAAATATCTTGACGATTAATTTTGCTCATATAGCATCGAATTACGATATCTTGATTAATTCTGTTTGTCCAGGTTGGGTAAAAACTGATATGGGAGGAGCAGGAGCGAACAGATCTGTAAGCGAAGGAGCTGAAACAATTATATGGGCGGCATTACTTCAAAAAGGAGCTGCTTCAGGAAAGTTTTTCAGAGATAAGAAAGAAATTCCTTTTTAG
- a CDS encoding PKD domain-containing protein: MKNILKILPVILIFGCDNSEIEDTSYKHIDNPDAQPYISEVIDFKPAPGQFMNKVENDFEAAENIVGNTDQFISLGAFGGEVTFKFDHSILNKDGNDIAIYANSFENSSEPGIVMVCQDLNHNGYPDDNEPWYELKGSEYNASTTKHNVSITYYRPTENDHIIPYKMEWNGEEQTGEFDLTAIIPYHDQPMFPTCYLTDEITFSGTLLASNVIKEGDIYYNPKYEWGYCDNAGYENEGILRSADVFDISNAVDDNGQAVHLIAIDFVKVYTATFDNSGWLGERSTEVFKAADISLLSDEE; encoded by the coding sequence ATGAAAAATATTTTAAAAATACTTCCAGTAATACTCATTTTTGGGTGTGATAATTCAGAGATTGAAGACACAAGCTATAAACATATTGATAATCCAGATGCACAACCTTATATCTCAGAGGTAATAGATTTCAAACCTGCTCCCGGTCAGTTTATGAATAAGGTAGAAAATGATTTTGAAGCAGCAGAAAACATTGTAGGTAATACAGATCAATTTATCTCATTAGGTGCATTTGGAGGAGAGGTAACCTTTAAATTTGATCACTCGATCCTTAATAAGGACGGAAATGATATAGCCATTTATGCTAACTCGTTTGAAAACTCCAGTGAACCTGGAATTGTTATGGTATGTCAAGATTTGAATCACAATGGCTACCCTGATGATAATGAGCCTTGGTACGAACTGAAAGGATCAGAATATAATGCATCAACGACAAAGCATAATGTGAGTATCACTTACTACAGACCTACGGAAAATGATCATATTATTCCATATAAAATGGAATGGAATGGAGAAGAGCAAACAGGTGAGTTCGATTTGACAGCAATAATTCCTTATCATGATCAACCTATGTTTCCAACATGTTATTTAACAGATGAGATTACATTTTCGGGAACATTATTAGCCTCTAATGTGATAAAAGAAGGGGACATATATTATAATCCTAAATACGAATGGGGATATTGTGATAATGCAGGATATGAAAATGAAGGAATACTAAGAAGTGCAGATGTATTTGATATTTCTAATGCAGTTGATGATAATGGACAAGCTGTTCATTTGATCGCAATTGATTTTGTAAAAGTGTATACAGCAACTTTTGATAATTCGGGTTGGTTGGGAGAAAGATCAACAGAAGTATTTAAAGCCGCAGATATTTCTTTACTAAGTGATGAAGAGTAA
- a CDS encoding SRPBCC family protein, translating to MLSNSFYQFKREQRIKATIDEVWDFISSPKNLKEITPDYMGFDITNTDIPEKMYAGMIITYKVSPMLGIKMDWMTEITHVRDRKYFVDEQRVGPYSLWHHQHILEEIDGGVLMKDIVTYSPPFGFLGAIANSFMIEKKLKEIFLYRRRVLRNKWGELPKYNNYIFD from the coding sequence ATGTTATCTAACTCCTTTTACCAGTTCAAACGAGAACAAAGAATTAAAGCTACGATAGATGAAGTGTGGGATTTCATTTCATCTCCAAAAAACCTTAAAGAAATAACTCCTGATTACATGGGTTTTGATATTACGAATACAGACATTCCAGAAAAAATGTATGCCGGAATGATCATCACCTATAAAGTGAGTCCAATGTTAGGCATCAAGATGGATTGGATGACCGAAATAACACATGTCAGGGATAGAAAATATTTCGTAGATGAACAAAGAGTAGGACCATATTCTTTATGGCACCATCAACATATACTAGAAGAAATAGATGGCGGTGTTTTAATGAAGGATATTGTTACTTATTCACCTCCTTTTGGTTTTCTTGGAGCGATTGCTAATTCTTTTATGATCGAGAAGAAACTAAAAGAAATTTTCCTGTACAGACGAAGAGTGCTTCGAAATAAATGGGGAGAATTACCAAAATACAATAATTATATTTTCGACTAA
- a CDS encoding nuclear transport factor 2 family protein produces the protein MDLTQNKENAIAFYRMAYEGNPKKAVDLYVGDQYIQHNPDVSDGLTGFIEYFERMQKEYPEKSIEFVRCIAEGNLVALHTHQTWPDDDQYVTMDFFRFDEKGKICEHWDAIQQIPKQSANDNTMY, from the coding sequence ATGGATTTAACGCAGAATAAAGAAAATGCGATAGCTTTCTATCGAATGGCTTATGAAGGTAACCCCAAAAAAGCAGTGGATCTTTATGTTGGTGATCAATACATTCAACACAACCCTGATGTAAGCGATGGACTTACGGGCTTTATAGAGTACTTTGAAAGAATGCAAAAAGAATACCCTGAAAAGTCTATTGAATTTGTAAGATGTATAGCTGAAGGAAATCTTGTTGCTTTACATACCCATCAAACATGGCCTGATGATGACCAATATGTAACTATGGATTTCTTTAGGTTTGATGAGAAGGGAAAAATTTGTGAGCATTGGGATGCAATACAACAGATTCCAAAACAAAGTGCCAACGACAACACTATGTATTAA
- a CDS encoding YceI family protein yields MFHYSHAQKFITKTGVCEFSASVPAFEPIEAKSEKMLGVLNSENGEVAALVEITTFNFPISLMQEHFNENYMDSHKFPKATFTGKINDFQLSADSTRSKVNGKLTIHGVEKGIEADIVYLGTQGSVYVRSNFVIRPEDFKIKIPKVITKKIAEEVNVELILNLKPKE; encoded by the coding sequence TTGTTTCATTATTCACATGCACAGAAGTTTATAACAAAAACAGGTGTTTGTGAATTTTCGGCATCAGTTCCAGCTTTTGAACCTATCGAAGCAAAATCGGAAAAAATGTTGGGTGTTTTAAATTCCGAGAATGGAGAGGTAGCTGCATTGGTAGAAATTACTACGTTCAATTTTCCTATCTCATTAATGCAGGAACATTTTAATGAGAACTACATGGATTCTCATAAATTTCCAAAGGCTACATTTACGGGTAAGATTAATGATTTCCAATTATCTGCTGACAGTACTAGAAGTAAGGTAAATGGTAAGTTGACTATTCATGGAGTGGAAAAAGGGATTGAAGCTGATATTGTATACTTAGGAACACAAGGTTCAGTATATGTTCGTAGCAATTTTGTCATCCGACCTGAAGATTTTAAGATAAAAATACCTAAAGTGATCACAAAGAAGATTGCTGAAGAGGTAAACGTAGAACTGATATTGAATTTAAAACCAAAAGAATGA
- a CDS encoding TonB-dependent receptor plug domain-containing protein — protein sequence MKSKLFLCGLFLFFTSSTFSQTFDTARVLNEVEVIGQRVTERISFKSTTINKERIQENLSASLGELLTLNTPIFIKSYGAGGTATPSFRGTGASHTKVYWNGINLNSPMLGQVDLSLFPVAFTDEVTVNYGGSSLLYGTGGLGGGIQMNSNLNWDGKTHVLLSQTANTLQNYISNASVTLGNERIQSTTKVFYKDAGNYFTFVNPLQPGNPTWENNHSAQIQYGVLQEVGWRIDDYQQIKLDFWYQESDRELTPSMDSQEGDSWQSDASTRVLLNWNYNKNDLTIDASTAFVQESLWYRKELNNDENPKLSTSDSKTYQWHNHLRSDYQLYENFTIKGGVDLVMDQVNSNAYQSTQDTTSHLVHQNTLDVYAGFDWWVLPHLSISTLCRQEWIDFNQKPFLPSIGVEYNPYENDFWQLSVRGNSSKNFNAPSLNDRYWYPVGNPDLLPEEGWTHEGTLEIKYQDENWLFKYECTAFNSLINNWIIWKPAVSNLWRPENLKKVHSRGVEQIITTSYSKDDFSILLYGSLSFVKSESIEAYDELDNSVGKQLIYTPVGSFQGYIRCNYKSIYTIIEQQMYGKRYTQSDGSEYLPPYYLTNLVLGKQWNLGSHTIDLKGRIENVFGYYYQSIARKPMPTQVYQISLTYKI from the coding sequence ATGAAGAGTAAGCTTTTCTTGTGTGGCCTCTTTCTATTCTTTACTTCTTCTACCTTTTCTCAAACATTTGATACAGCAAGAGTCTTAAATGAAGTAGAAGTAATTGGACAAAGAGTTACAGAGAGAATTAGTTTTAAGTCAACCACCATAAATAAAGAAAGAATACAGGAAAATCTCTCTGCATCTTTAGGGGAGTTGTTGACTTTAAATACTCCCATTTTCATTAAAAGTTATGGTGCTGGTGGAACTGCAACACCGTCTTTCAGAGGAACAGGAGCTAGCCATACCAAAGTATATTGGAATGGGATCAACTTAAATTCACCAATGCTAGGTCAAGTAGACTTATCCTTATTTCCTGTGGCATTTACAGATGAAGTAACGGTAAACTATGGAGGGTCGAGTTTATTGTATGGTACAGGAGGTTTGGGTGGTGGTATCCAAATGAATAGTAATTTAAATTGGGATGGTAAGACTCATGTATTACTATCCCAAACGGCGAACACATTGCAAAATTATATAAGCAATGCCAGCGTCACTTTAGGGAATGAAAGAATACAGAGTACAACAAAAGTATTCTATAAGGATGCTGGTAATTACTTTACTTTCGTCAATCCATTACAACCTGGTAATCCCACTTGGGAAAACAATCATTCTGCACAAATACAATACGGGGTTTTACAGGAAGTAGGTTGGAGAATAGATGACTATCAACAAATAAAGTTAGATTTTTGGTATCAGGAAAGTGATCGGGAGTTAACCCCTTCAATGGACAGTCAGGAAGGTGATTCATGGCAAAGTGATGCCTCAACAAGAGTATTACTTAATTGGAATTATAATAAAAACGATTTGACTATCGATGCATCCACCGCCTTTGTACAAGAATCACTTTGGTACCGGAAAGAGTTGAATAATGATGAAAATCCAAAACTAAGCACATCAGATAGTAAAACGTATCAATGGCATAATCATTTACGAAGTGATTATCAACTATACGAAAACTTTACAATAAAAGGTGGTGTAGATTTGGTTATGGATCAAGTGAATAGTAATGCTTATCAATCCACTCAAGATACTACGAGTCATTTGGTTCATCAAAATACTTTAGATGTTTATGCAGGTTTTGATTGGTGGGTGCTACCTCATCTATCGATCAGTACATTATGTAGGCAAGAATGGATTGATTTTAACCAAAAGCCATTTTTACCCTCTATTGGTGTAGAATATAATCCATATGAAAATGATTTCTGGCAGCTTTCCGTAAGAGGGAATAGTTCTAAAAATTTTAATGCTCCTTCTTTAAATGATAGATATTGGTACCCGGTAGGAAACCCTGATTTATTACCCGAAGAGGGGTGGACCCATGAAGGTACTTTGGAAATAAAATATCAGGATGAAAATTGGTTGTTCAAATATGAGTGTACAGCTTTTAATAGTTTAATTAATAATTGGATCATTTGGAAGCCAGCTGTCAGTAATTTATGGAGACCTGAAAACCTAAAAAAAGTACATAGTAGAGGAGTTGAACAAATCATTACCACTTCTTATTCTAAGGACGATTTTTCTATCCTTTTGTATGGATCTTTATCCTTTGTGAAATCTGAAAGTATTGAGGCTTACGATGAGTTGGACAATTCAGTAGGGAAGCAGTTAATCTATACACCGGTGGGTTCTTTTCAAGGGTATATACGCTGTAATTATAAATCAATATATACAATTATTGAGCAACAAATGTATGGTAAACGATATACTCAAAGTGATGGTAGTGAATATTTACCACCCTACTATCTCACCAACTTGGTATTAGGAAAGCAATGGAATTTAGGATCACATACGATTGATCTAAAAGGTAGAATTGAGAATGTTTTTGGATATTATTATCAATCAATAGCAAGAAAACCAATGCCCACTCAAGTATATCAAATCAGTCTAACCTATAAAATATAA
- a CDS encoding bestrophin family protein yields MYTQRNYSIGTMALWTRRYIYMFLFISAIPTALYVLLDWKFIHLPWLPIALVGSALAFIIGFKNNASYGRLWEARKIWGGIVNTSRSFTIMVNDFITNQYADNDLSQEELFAIRKTIILRHIAWMTCLRHALRTPKPWEMSHINASDKEYMDDIVINERKYTLKEELTGYLSEEEINHVLSQGNKQSACLNLQSKHLRVLQEDKRIWEFSFLEMEKQIIEMFALQGKSERIKNFPYPRQFATLNRFFVWIFVLLLPIGLINVFDEIGLTILKENSTNWYGYLGNYFAWLTIPFSIVISWIFFTMERIGEVSENPFEGVANDVPITTMARGIEIDIRQMIGDNKEEIPFPIEHQRDIQM; encoded by the coding sequence ATGTATACGCAACGAAATTATTCCATAGGAACAATGGCGTTATGGACAAGAAGGTACATTTATATGTTCTTGTTTATATCTGCTATACCTACGGCTTTATATGTTTTATTGGATTGGAAGTTTATCCACCTACCTTGGTTACCTATTGCTCTAGTTGGTAGTGCGCTTGCATTTATCATTGGTTTTAAAAACAATGCATCCTACGGAAGGTTATGGGAAGCAAGAAAAATATGGGGAGGAATTGTAAATACTTCTCGATCTTTTACCATTATGGTCAATGATTTTATTACCAACCAATATGCAGATAATGATCTATCACAAGAAGAGTTATTTGCGATTCGAAAAACAATTATACTAAGACATATAGCATGGATGACTTGTTTAAGACATGCATTGAGAACACCAAAACCTTGGGAGATGTCTCATATCAATGCTTCTGATAAAGAATATATGGATGATATTGTTATCAATGAAAGGAAATATACTTTAAAAGAAGAACTGACAGGATATTTATCTGAGGAAGAAATTAATCACGTTTTAAGTCAAGGAAATAAGCAATCGGCTTGTCTAAACCTTCAATCAAAACATTTAAGAGTCTTACAAGAAGATAAACGAATTTGGGAATTCTCATTCTTAGAAATGGAAAAACAAATTATCGAGATGTTTGCACTTCAAGGTAAATCAGAAAGAATAAAGAACTTTCCATATCCTCGACAATTTGCAACGTTGAATAGGTTTTTCGTTTGGATTTTTGTGCTACTATTACCTATTGGCTTAATCAATGTTTTTGATGAAATTGGTTTAACAATTTTAAAAGAAAATTCTACTAATTGGTATGGATATCTTGGGAATTATTTCGCCTGGTTAACGATACCCTTTAGTATCGTTATCTCTTGGATTTTCTTTACAATGGAGCGAATTGGAGAAGTTTCTGAAAACCCATTTGAAGGAGTAGCCAACGATGTGCCAATAACAACAATGGCAAGAGGAATAGAGATAGATATTAGACAAATGATTGGTGATAACAAGGAAGAAATACCGTTTCCTATTGAACACCAAAGAGATATACAGATGTAA
- a CDS encoding DUF5074 domain-containing protein has protein sequence MKKLMMVFLLLVGCNEVEDSMPISDEKEIPESLQLTDGVFVINEGNFDWGHGTLSHKKYDSDTVYNEIYKQVNSFEIGNVAQSMTIIGDLGYICVNNSSRVDVIETKTSKWVDRIDLPKSSPRYLLQIDERKSYVTDLYADRFYVVDHNNFSLSKEVKVSGWTEKMCLLDQYVYMTVTRTVFDKRQGGQLLLKINKATDLVEDSLALPYGPIDLQKDKNNKIWILCNGGLDKEDAAIVKVDPKTFTIQDQITFTKDDYLSMPSRLRINNEKDELFYIRKNIYRLPIDNSPLTPELMIEKGKRLFYGLGVSPHNNDIYVTDAIDYVQKGWVFRYSQMGVKLDSFQVGVIPNEIVFQ, from the coding sequence ATGAAAAAGTTAATGATGGTTTTTCTACTTTTAGTAGGTTGTAATGAAGTAGAAGATAGTATGCCAATTTCTGATGAGAAAGAAATACCAGAATCTCTACAATTGACGGATGGAGTTTTTGTAATTAATGAAGGGAATTTTGACTGGGGACATGGTACACTATCACATAAAAAATACGATTCGGATACGGTCTATAATGAAATATATAAGCAAGTAAATAGTTTCGAAATAGGTAATGTCGCTCAATCCATGACAATTATCGGAGACCTAGGGTATATCTGTGTAAATAATTCCTCAAGAGTTGATGTTATTGAAACAAAAACATCGAAGTGGGTGGATAGAATAGATCTACCGAAAAGTAGTCCACGCTATCTTTTACAGATTGATGAAAGGAAATCTTATGTAACAGATTTATATGCTGACCGTTTTTATGTTGTTGACCACAATAATTTCTCACTTTCCAAAGAAGTAAAAGTAAGTGGATGGACGGAAAAAATGTGTCTATTGGATCAATATGTTTATATGACTGTTACCAGAACGGTTTTCGATAAAAGGCAAGGAGGACAGTTATTACTTAAAATAAATAAAGCAACAGATCTAGTTGAAGATAGCCTTGCTTTGCCGTATGGTCCGATTGATCTTCAGAAAGATAAAAACAATAAAATTTGGATACTTTGTAATGGTGGACTGGATAAAGAAGATGCCGCCATTGTAAAGGTAGATCCCAAGACTTTTACTATACAAGACCAGATAACTTTCACAAAGGATGACTATTTGAGTATGCCTTCAAGGCTTAGAATCAATAATGAAAAAGATGAGTTATTCTATATAAGAAAGAATATTTACAGACTGCCTATAGATAATTCTCCTTTAACCCCCGAATTAATGATAGAAAAAGGGAAACGTTTATTTTATGGTCTAGGAGTCTCTCCACATAATAACGATATCTATGTGACAGATGCTATCGATTATGTGCAAAAAGGGTGGGTCTTCAGATATTCTCAGATGGGAGTAAAGTTAGATTCTTTTCAAGTTGGGGTTATTCCTAATGAGATTGTCTTCCAATAA